A single region of the Panicum virgatum strain AP13 unplaced genomic scaffold, P.virgatum_v5 scaffold_199, whole genome shotgun sequence genome encodes:
- the LOC120693894 gene encoding putative B3 domain-containing protein Os04g0347400 isoform X1, with product MPPSAAAARHPRVLLPFTSDTLRIPDELAAEVGSDEALVVGPTGGKAKPWRVEVGWDGDGAFLGRGWPGFAAACGVAPRWLLVLRHRGHGVLSVKGFDADSCLLREHGARPPPPSAAVEATTGSQDTARKLQFLRVLPKDFREKMLIPAKIVQYIPKEHLDYRKAIVSGPLGKVSPIELEMNQSGVFFRGGWSQFLVLHGITEDNSLLLRYEGNMMFTVKVFEADGHQRESKHKDIGTQQVSTLPDIRERQEESSVSIQKRCNSNWLNNGGQKMQKGPITRLKKAPLWRKSVFKIGPPSWIKKEINANSLKRELALSAAFCGAIGLPEHCTITLKTSMSSTESWQVLALPSKKGSYQLRNGWMRFCKENSLKIGDICTFNVIETTMWHVVVTRCKEKMNQLCYQEYPSISSRMHMSKSKWPRSRRNKRSNGSRSFLNKTAFHRKSFYEIGPPSWIKKVINAHTLEKYLALATSFCDAIGLRESCMITLKTTMDSTISWQVRGISIKNCRSYLLIKGWRRFCQENSLKKGDICTFNVIETTVWHVIITRYKEKIDQPCYEKPSASSMKRKREDDRSISEEQKRPKGSMTSWCKASSKTGCIFEIGPPAWIKKEINMWAIKNRLYLPPVFCKAIGIREPCKITLKTSMSSTTSWQARVVPYNRSSHHVSGLQRFCRDNGIKVGDVCTFKIVDTTLWHVIIEPR from the exons atgccgccgtcggccgccgcggccaggcACCCAAGGGTGCTGCTGCCCTTCACCTCCGACACCCTG CGCATCCCcgacgagctcgccgcggaggtCGGCAGCGATGAGGCCCTCGTCGTCGGCCCCACCGGCGGAAAGGCCAAGCCTTGGCGCGTCGAGGTCGGGTGGGACGGCGATGGCGCGTTCCTGGGCCGTGGGTGGCCAGGGTTCGCGGCCGCGTGCGGCGTCGCCCCGAGGTGGCTcctcgtcctccgccaccgcggccacggCGTGCTCTCCGTCAAGGGATTCGACGCCGACAGCTGCCTCCTCAGGGAGCAcggcgcgcggccgccaccaccatcaGCAGCAG TTGAAGCAACCACGGGCAGCCAGGACACTGCCCGTAAGCTGCAGTTCCTCAGAGTGCTTCCAAAAGATTTCAGGGAAAAGATG CTAATACCTGCTAAAATTGTGCAATACATCCCCAAAGAGCATTTGGACTACCGTAAGGCCATTGTTTCTGGCCCCCTTGGCAAAGTTTCTCCCATCGAGCTCGAGATGAATCAGTCAGGAGTGTTCTTCAGAGGTGGCTGGTCACAGTTTCTAGTGCTTCATGGCATCACTGAAGATAATTCTTTGCTGTTGAGGTATGAGGGCAACATGATGTTTACAGTCAAGGTCTTTGAGGCAGACGGACACCAGAGAGAGTCTAAACATAAGGACATTGGAACGCAACAAG TATCAACATTACCAGATATTCGAGAGCGGCAGGAAGAATCATCTGTTTCCATTCAGAAGCGTTGCAACAGTAATTGGCTTAACAACGGTGGACAAAAGATGCAAAAAGGTCCCATTACTCGTCTAAAGAAGGCACCATTATGGAGGAAATCTGTCTTCAAGATTGGGCCGCCATCATGGATAAAGAAGGAGATAAATGCCAACTCACTTAAAAGGGAACTT GCTTTGTCAGCAGCTTTCTGTGGTGCAATTGGGCTGCCGGAACATTGCACGATCACGCTCAAGACCTCAATGAGCAGTACCGAATCCTGGCAGGTGCTTGCTCTCCCATCGAAGAAGGGGAGCTACCAGCTTAGGAATGGTTGGATGAGGTTCTGCAAGGAGAACAGCCTCAAGATAGGAGACATCTGCACCTTCAATGTCATCGAGACCACAATGTGGCACGTTGTTGTCACACGGTGTAAGGAAAAGATGAATCAGCTCTGTTAT CAGGAATATCCTTCTATTTCCAGTCGGATGCATATGAGCAAGAGCAAGTGGCCAAGAAGTAGAAGGAACAAGAGATCAAATGGCTCCAGGAGTTTTTTGAACAAGACAGCATTTCACAGGAAATCTTTCTATGAGATTGGGCCCCCATCTTGGATAAAGAAAGTGATCAACGCCCACACCCTTGAAAAGTATCTT GCTTTGGCAACAAGTTTTTGTGATGCGATTGGGTTGCGGGAATCATGTATGATCACACTTAAGACGACAATGGACAGTACCATATCTTGGCAGGTGCGTGGTATCTCAATCAAGAATTGTCGCAGCTACCTGCTTATAAAGGGCTGGAGGAGGTTCTGCCAGGAGAACAGTCTCAAGAAAGGTGACATCTGCACCTTCAATGTTATCGAAACCACAGTTTGGCATGTCATTATCACGCGCTATAAAGAAAAGATAGATCAGCCCTGCTAT gaaaaacCTTCGGCTTCTAGTATGAAGCGTAAGAGAGAGGATGACAGGTCAATTAGTGAAGAACAAAAGAGGCCAAAAGGCTCCATGACTTCGTGGTGCAAGGCGTCATCAAAGACAGGATGCATCTTTGAGATTGGACCACCAGCTTGGATAAAGAAGGAGATCAATATGTGGGCAATTAAAAATCGTCTT TATTTGCCACCGGTCTTCTGTAAGGCGATTGGAATCAGGGAACCTTGCAAGATCACCCTCAAGACCTCAATGAGCAGCACCACATCTTGGCAGGCACGTGTTGTTCCGTACAATAGGAGCAGCCACCATGTTAGTGGTCTCCAGAGGTTCTGCCGGGATAATGGGATCAAGGTGGGGGATGTGTGCACCTTCAAAATCGTTGACACTACCCTGTGGCATGTCATCATCGAGCCTCGGTAA
- the LOC120693894 gene encoding putative B3 domain-containing protein Os04g0347400 isoform X3, whose protein sequence is MPPSAAAARHPRVLLPFTSDTLRIPDELAAEVGSDEALVVGPTGGKAKPWRVEVGWDGDGAFLGRGWPGFAAACGVAPRWLLVLRHRGHGVLSVKGFDADSCLLREHGARPPPPSAAVEATTGSQDTARKLQFLRVLPKDFREKMLIPAKIVQYIPKEHLDYRKAIVSGPLGKVSPIELEMNQSGVFFRGGWSQFLVLHGITEDNSLLLRYEGNMMFTVKVFEADGHQRESKHKDIGTQQDIRERQEESSVSIQKRCNSNWLNNGGQKMQKGPITRLKKAPLWRKSVFKIGPPSWIKKEINANSLKRELALSAAFCGAIGLPEHCTITLKTSMSSTESWQVLALPSKKGSYQLRNGWMRFCKENSLKIGDICTFNVIETTMWHVVVTRCKEKMNQLCYQEYPSISSRMHMSKSKWPRSRRNKRSNGSRSFLNKTAFHRKSFYEIGPPSWIKKVINAHTLEKYLALATSFCDAIGLRESCMITLKTTMDSTISWQVRGISIKNCRSYLLIKGWRRFCQENSLKKGDICTFNVIETTVWHVIITRYKEKIDQPCYEKPSASSMKRKREDDRSISEEQKRPKGSMTSWCKASSKTGCIFEIGPPAWIKKEINMWAIKNRLYLPPVFCKAIGIREPCKITLKTSMSSTTSWQARVVPYNRSSHHVSGLQRFCRDNGIKVGDVCTFKIVDTTLWHVIIEPR, encoded by the exons atgccgccgtcggccgccgcggccaggcACCCAAGGGTGCTGCTGCCCTTCACCTCCGACACCCTG CGCATCCCcgacgagctcgccgcggaggtCGGCAGCGATGAGGCCCTCGTCGTCGGCCCCACCGGCGGAAAGGCCAAGCCTTGGCGCGTCGAGGTCGGGTGGGACGGCGATGGCGCGTTCCTGGGCCGTGGGTGGCCAGGGTTCGCGGCCGCGTGCGGCGTCGCCCCGAGGTGGCTcctcgtcctccgccaccgcggccacggCGTGCTCTCCGTCAAGGGATTCGACGCCGACAGCTGCCTCCTCAGGGAGCAcggcgcgcggccgccaccaccatcaGCAGCAG TTGAAGCAACCACGGGCAGCCAGGACACTGCCCGTAAGCTGCAGTTCCTCAGAGTGCTTCCAAAAGATTTCAGGGAAAAGATG CTAATACCTGCTAAAATTGTGCAATACATCCCCAAAGAGCATTTGGACTACCGTAAGGCCATTGTTTCTGGCCCCCTTGGCAAAGTTTCTCCCATCGAGCTCGAGATGAATCAGTCAGGAGTGTTCTTCAGAGGTGGCTGGTCACAGTTTCTAGTGCTTCATGGCATCACTGAAGATAATTCTTTGCTGTTGAGGTATGAGGGCAACATGATGTTTACAGTCAAGGTCTTTGAGGCAGACGGACACCAGAGAGAGTCTAAACATAAGGACATTGGAACGCAACAAG ATATTCGAGAGCGGCAGGAAGAATCATCTGTTTCCATTCAGAAGCGTTGCAACAGTAATTGGCTTAACAACGGTGGACAAAAGATGCAAAAAGGTCCCATTACTCGTCTAAAGAAGGCACCATTATGGAGGAAATCTGTCTTCAAGATTGGGCCGCCATCATGGATAAAGAAGGAGATAAATGCCAACTCACTTAAAAGGGAACTT GCTTTGTCAGCAGCTTTCTGTGGTGCAATTGGGCTGCCGGAACATTGCACGATCACGCTCAAGACCTCAATGAGCAGTACCGAATCCTGGCAGGTGCTTGCTCTCCCATCGAAGAAGGGGAGCTACCAGCTTAGGAATGGTTGGATGAGGTTCTGCAAGGAGAACAGCCTCAAGATAGGAGACATCTGCACCTTCAATGTCATCGAGACCACAATGTGGCACGTTGTTGTCACACGGTGTAAGGAAAAGATGAATCAGCTCTGTTAT CAGGAATATCCTTCTATTTCCAGTCGGATGCATATGAGCAAGAGCAAGTGGCCAAGAAGTAGAAGGAACAAGAGATCAAATGGCTCCAGGAGTTTTTTGAACAAGACAGCATTTCACAGGAAATCTTTCTATGAGATTGGGCCCCCATCTTGGATAAAGAAAGTGATCAACGCCCACACCCTTGAAAAGTATCTT GCTTTGGCAACAAGTTTTTGTGATGCGATTGGGTTGCGGGAATCATGTATGATCACACTTAAGACGACAATGGACAGTACCATATCTTGGCAGGTGCGTGGTATCTCAATCAAGAATTGTCGCAGCTACCTGCTTATAAAGGGCTGGAGGAGGTTCTGCCAGGAGAACAGTCTCAAGAAAGGTGACATCTGCACCTTCAATGTTATCGAAACCACAGTTTGGCATGTCATTATCACGCGCTATAAAGAAAAGATAGATCAGCCCTGCTAT gaaaaacCTTCGGCTTCTAGTATGAAGCGTAAGAGAGAGGATGACAGGTCAATTAGTGAAGAACAAAAGAGGCCAAAAGGCTCCATGACTTCGTGGTGCAAGGCGTCATCAAAGACAGGATGCATCTTTGAGATTGGACCACCAGCTTGGATAAAGAAGGAGATCAATATGTGGGCAATTAAAAATCGTCTT TATTTGCCACCGGTCTTCTGTAAGGCGATTGGAATCAGGGAACCTTGCAAGATCACCCTCAAGACCTCAATGAGCAGCACCACATCTTGGCAGGCACGTGTTGTTCCGTACAATAGGAGCAGCCACCATGTTAGTGGTCTCCAGAGGTTCTGCCGGGATAATGGGATCAAGGTGGGGGATGTGTGCACCTTCAAAATCGTTGACACTACCCTGTGGCATGTCATCATCGAGCCTCGGTAA
- the LOC120693894 gene encoding putative B3 domain-containing protein Os04g0347400 isoform X2, which yields MPPSAAAARHPRVLLPFTSDTLRIPDELAAEVGSDEALVVGPTGGKAKPWRVEVGWDGDGAFLGRGWPGFAAACGVAPRWLLVLRHRGHGVLSVKGFDADSCLLREHGARPPPPSAAVEATTGSQDTARKLQFLRVLPKDFREKMLIPAKIVQYIPKEHLDYRKAIVSGPLGKVSPIELEMNQSGVFFRGGWSQFLVLHGITEDNSLLLRYEGNMMFTVKVFEADGHQRESKHKDIGTQQVSTLPDIRERQEESSVSIQKRCNSNWLNNGGQKMQKGPITRLKKAPLWRKSVFKIGPPSWIKKEINANSLKRELALSAAFCGAIGLPEHCTITLKTSMSSTESWQVLALPSKKGSYQLRNGWMRFCKENSLKIGDICTFNVIETTMWHVVVTRCKEKMNQLCYEYPSISSRMHMSKSKWPRSRRNKRSNGSRSFLNKTAFHRKSFYEIGPPSWIKKVINAHTLEKYLALATSFCDAIGLRESCMITLKTTMDSTISWQVRGISIKNCRSYLLIKGWRRFCQENSLKKGDICTFNVIETTVWHVIITRYKEKIDQPCYEKPSASSMKRKREDDRSISEEQKRPKGSMTSWCKASSKTGCIFEIGPPAWIKKEINMWAIKNRLYLPPVFCKAIGIREPCKITLKTSMSSTTSWQARVVPYNRSSHHVSGLQRFCRDNGIKVGDVCTFKIVDTTLWHVIIEPR from the exons atgccgccgtcggccgccgcggccaggcACCCAAGGGTGCTGCTGCCCTTCACCTCCGACACCCTG CGCATCCCcgacgagctcgccgcggaggtCGGCAGCGATGAGGCCCTCGTCGTCGGCCCCACCGGCGGAAAGGCCAAGCCTTGGCGCGTCGAGGTCGGGTGGGACGGCGATGGCGCGTTCCTGGGCCGTGGGTGGCCAGGGTTCGCGGCCGCGTGCGGCGTCGCCCCGAGGTGGCTcctcgtcctccgccaccgcggccacggCGTGCTCTCCGTCAAGGGATTCGACGCCGACAGCTGCCTCCTCAGGGAGCAcggcgcgcggccgccaccaccatcaGCAGCAG TTGAAGCAACCACGGGCAGCCAGGACACTGCCCGTAAGCTGCAGTTCCTCAGAGTGCTTCCAAAAGATTTCAGGGAAAAGATG CTAATACCTGCTAAAATTGTGCAATACATCCCCAAAGAGCATTTGGACTACCGTAAGGCCATTGTTTCTGGCCCCCTTGGCAAAGTTTCTCCCATCGAGCTCGAGATGAATCAGTCAGGAGTGTTCTTCAGAGGTGGCTGGTCACAGTTTCTAGTGCTTCATGGCATCACTGAAGATAATTCTTTGCTGTTGAGGTATGAGGGCAACATGATGTTTACAGTCAAGGTCTTTGAGGCAGACGGACACCAGAGAGAGTCTAAACATAAGGACATTGGAACGCAACAAG TATCAACATTACCAGATATTCGAGAGCGGCAGGAAGAATCATCTGTTTCCATTCAGAAGCGTTGCAACAGTAATTGGCTTAACAACGGTGGACAAAAGATGCAAAAAGGTCCCATTACTCGTCTAAAGAAGGCACCATTATGGAGGAAATCTGTCTTCAAGATTGGGCCGCCATCATGGATAAAGAAGGAGATAAATGCCAACTCACTTAAAAGGGAACTT GCTTTGTCAGCAGCTTTCTGTGGTGCAATTGGGCTGCCGGAACATTGCACGATCACGCTCAAGACCTCAATGAGCAGTACCGAATCCTGGCAGGTGCTTGCTCTCCCATCGAAGAAGGGGAGCTACCAGCTTAGGAATGGTTGGATGAGGTTCTGCAAGGAGAACAGCCTCAAGATAGGAGACATCTGCACCTTCAATGTCATCGAGACCACAATGTGGCACGTTGTTGTCACACGGTGTAAGGAAAAGATGAATCAGCTCTGTTAT GAATATCCTTCTATTTCCAGTCGGATGCATATGAGCAAGAGCAAGTGGCCAAGAAGTAGAAGGAACAAGAGATCAAATGGCTCCAGGAGTTTTTTGAACAAGACAGCATTTCACAGGAAATCTTTCTATGAGATTGGGCCCCCATCTTGGATAAAGAAAGTGATCAACGCCCACACCCTTGAAAAGTATCTT GCTTTGGCAACAAGTTTTTGTGATGCGATTGGGTTGCGGGAATCATGTATGATCACACTTAAGACGACAATGGACAGTACCATATCTTGGCAGGTGCGTGGTATCTCAATCAAGAATTGTCGCAGCTACCTGCTTATAAAGGGCTGGAGGAGGTTCTGCCAGGAGAACAGTCTCAAGAAAGGTGACATCTGCACCTTCAATGTTATCGAAACCACAGTTTGGCATGTCATTATCACGCGCTATAAAGAAAAGATAGATCAGCCCTGCTAT gaaaaacCTTCGGCTTCTAGTATGAAGCGTAAGAGAGAGGATGACAGGTCAATTAGTGAAGAACAAAAGAGGCCAAAAGGCTCCATGACTTCGTGGTGCAAGGCGTCATCAAAGACAGGATGCATCTTTGAGATTGGACCACCAGCTTGGATAAAGAAGGAGATCAATATGTGGGCAATTAAAAATCGTCTT TATTTGCCACCGGTCTTCTGTAAGGCGATTGGAATCAGGGAACCTTGCAAGATCACCCTCAAGACCTCAATGAGCAGCACCACATCTTGGCAGGCACGTGTTGTTCCGTACAATAGGAGCAGCCACCATGTTAGTGGTCTCCAGAGGTTCTGCCGGGATAATGGGATCAAGGTGGGGGATGTGTGCACCTTCAAAATCGTTGACACTACCCTGTGGCATGTCATCATCGAGCCTCGGTAA